CGACGAAGCGGGTCTTCTGGATCTCGACGCCGTGATGCGGGTGATGACCGACAGTTTCGACCCGGCGTTCGGGGAGGCCTGGACGGCGCCGCAATGCGCGGGACTGCTGCCGCTGCCCGGCGTGTGGCTGACCCTCGCCCGTGATCCCAATGGCAGCCCGCTCGGCTTCGCGCTCAGCCGTATCGTTGCCGGCGAAGCTGAACTGCTCTTGCTCGCGGTACGTAACGCCGCGCAGCGCCACGGTGTCGGTGCACGCCTGATCGAACGATTCATTTCAGATTCGACGGCGCGCGGCGCCGCTCGTCTTCACCTTGAAGTCCGCGACGGCAATCACGCCATTGCGCTCTACAAACGCTACGACTTCGCCGAAGTCGGGCGCCGCAGGAATTATTATAGCGGGTCAGCCGGCGAGCGTTTCGACGCGCTTACGCTCGCCCGGGACACGGACCTGCGCCGCGCCTGAGCCCATTCGTCCGATTCGGCTTGTAAAAACATCCAAAACGGATCATTCCGGTAGCGGAAGGGGTGCGTGACCTCGTGGAAGATCGGGCAGAAAACATGGCTGAGAATGAAGATACGACCGAAACTCTGGTGACCCTCACCGCCGACATCGTTTCGGCGCACGTCAGCAACAACAGCGTGGCGGTCAATGACCTGCCCCAGTTGATCCAGAACGTGCACAATGCGCTGATCACCCTGGGCAACAAGCCTGAGCCTGCACCGGTCAAGCAGGAACCTGCAGTGTCGATCAGGTCTTCGGTGAAGCCCGATTACATCGTCTGTCTTGAGGACGGCAAGAAGCTCAAGATGCTGAAGCGTCACCTGATGACCCATTATCAGATGACTCCCGACGAATACCGGCAGAAGTGGGGCCTCAACGCCGATTATCCGATGGTCGCTCCCAATTACGCGGAGCAGCGGCGTTCGCTGGCCAAGAAGATCGGCCTCGGCACCAAGCGCCGCAAGACGACGCCGGCCAAGGCCGGTGCCGCCAAGACTTCGCGCCGCAGCTGAGGACATGCGGGCGGCGGGAGTGGCATGCGCTTCCGCCGCCTTGCGGCTCTTCTTGCGCGCGCCGGCGCACGAAGCGCACCTTTGACGGTGCGGAGCCACCGCCGCACCTTGTTCGGCCCGTGAAAACGGCTAAACCGGGCGGCAGATGACACGCAGGATCGACATTGAGGCGCTCTGCGCCGAAAAAGGGCTGAGGATCACCGAGCAGAGGCGGGTGATCGCCCGGGTTCTCTCCGAAGCGGAGGACCATCCCGATGTCGAGGCGCTCCACGCCCGCGCGTCTGCGATCGACGCCGGTATCTCGATCGCGACCGTCTACCGCACCGTGCGCCTGTTCGAGGAAGCCGGCATCTTGGAGCGTCACGATTTCGGCGACGGCCGCGCCCGTTACGAGGCGGCGGACGCCACCCACCACGATCACCTGATCGATGTCGAGAGCGGCAACGTGATCGAATTCGTCGACGAAGAGCTCGAGGCGTTGCAGCGCCGGATCGCCGAGAAGCTCGGCTTCCGCCTCGTCGATCACCGCATGGAATTGTACGGCGTCGCCATCGACCGGAAATCCTGAGGCGGAGTTCGCTTGATCCGCCTCGTCGCGCGCGTCGCCGCGATTGTTCTCACGCTCCTCGTCTGCCTGCCGCTCCATTATGGATGGCGCGCCGTCGGACGCGCGTCGCCGTGGCCGCGCCGCTTCCTTGGCGCCGTCGGGCGGATCGCCGGGATGCGGGTCGAAGTGCGCGGCACGCCTTTGCCGTCGCACGTCCTGTTCGCCGCCAATCACCTCAGCTGGCTGGATATCATGCTGATCGCCGGAGCGAGCGGCGCCGCCTTCGTCTCGCGCGACGATGTCGGCCGCTGGCCGGTGATCGGCTGGCTTGCCCGCCTCAATGCGACGGTCTTCGTCGATCGCTCGGACCGCCGCGCCGTGTCGGGCCAGGCCGACACCCTGCGCGCGGCGCTCGCCGGCGGCCAGCCGGTCGCCCTGTTTCCGGAAGGGACGACGGACGGCGGCACGTCGATCCTGCCGTTTCGCGCCAGCCTGTTCTCGGCCCTGTTCCCGCCGATGCCGGGGATCAGGGTGCAGCCGATCGCGGTCGATTATGGCGCTGCCGCGGCCGAGATCGCCTGGGTCGGCAAGGAAGCGGCCGGCGCCAACCTGCGCCGGATCCTGTCGCGCCGCGGCACCAACATCGTCGTTCTGAGCTTCCTGGCGCCGATCGATCCGGCCGCCATGCCCGATCGCAAGGCGCTCGCCAGCCGGGCACGCGACGAAATCCTCGCGCTGCTGCACCCTTCCGAAGCCGCCGTGGATCCCCTATAGGCCCCGGATGGACAACCCCAGGACTTTTCACGTCAAATCGTTCGGCTGCCAGATGAACGTCTATGACGGCGAACGCATGACCGAATTGCTGCAGGCACAAGGCATGACCGCGACGCCGGAAGGGGTCGACGCCGATCTGGTCGTGCTCAACACCTGTCACATTCGCGAACGCGCCTCCGAAAAGGTCTATTCGGACATCGGCCGCCTGCGCCGCGACGACGGCAGCCGCCCGATGATCGCGGTTGCGGGCTGTGTCGCCCAGGCCGAGGGCGCCGAAATCCCCAGGCGCGCGCCGGCGGTGGATATCGTCGTCGGCCCGCAGGCCTATCACCGCCTGCCGGAGCTGGTCGCGAAGGCACGCGGCGGCGAGAAGGCGCTCGACACCGACATGCCGTTCCAGTCGAAGTTCGGCGCATTGCCGGCGCGCCGGCGCCAGGGGCCCAGCGCCTTTCTGACCGTCCAGGAAGGCTGCGACAAATTCTGCACCTATTGCGTCGTGCCCTACACGCGCGGCGCCGAAGTCTCGCGCGGCTGGGCGGCGATCGTCGACGAGGCGAAGGCATTGGTCGACGGCGGCGCCCGCGAGATCACCCTGCTCGGTCAGAACGTCAACGCCTGGGAAGGCGAGGACGGAGTCGGCCGGCGCCAGGGTCTCGACGGCCTCATTCGCGCGCTCGACGCTTTGCCCGGGCTGGAGCGGATCCGCTACACGACGAGCCATCCCAACGACATGCGCGAAGGCCTGATCCGCGCCCATGCCGAAGTCGAGACGCTGATG
The nucleotide sequence above comes from Sphingosinicella sp. BN140058. Encoded proteins:
- a CDS encoding GNAT family N-acetyltransferase; translation: MIEDVVVDEAGLLDLDAVMRVMTDSFDPAFGEAWTAPQCAGLLPLPGVWLTLARDPNGSPLGFALSRIVAGEAELLLLAVRNAAQRHGVGARLIERFISDSTARGAARLHLEVRDGNHAIALYKRYDFAEVGRRRNYYSGSAGERFDALTLARDTDLRRA
- a CDS encoding 1-acyl-sn-glycerol-3-phosphate acyltransferase, whose protein sequence is MIRLVARVAAIVLTLLVCLPLHYGWRAVGRASPWPRRFLGAVGRIAGMRVEVRGTPLPSHVLFAANHLSWLDIMLIAGASGAAFVSRDDVGRWPVIGWLARLNATVFVDRSDRRAVSGQADTLRAALAGGQPVALFPEGTTDGGTSILPFRASLFSALFPPMPGIRVQPIAVDYGAAAAEIAWVGKEAAGANLRRILSRRGTNIVVLSFLAPIDPAAMPDRKALASRARDEILALLHPSEAAVDPL
- a CDS encoding MucR family transcriptional regulator, with protein sequence MAENEDTTETLVTLTADIVSAHVSNNSVAVNDLPQLIQNVHNALITLGNKPEPAPVKQEPAVSIRSSVKPDYIVCLEDGKKLKMLKRHLMTHYQMTPDEYRQKWGLNADYPMVAPNYAEQRRSLAKKIGLGTKRRKTTPAKAGAAKTSRRS
- a CDS encoding Fur family transcriptional regulator, which encodes MTRRIDIEALCAEKGLRITEQRRVIARVLSEAEDHPDVEALHARASAIDAGISIATVYRTVRLFEEAGILERHDFGDGRARYEAADATHHDHLIDVESGNVIEFVDEELEALQRRIAEKLGFRLVDHRMELYGVAIDRKS
- the miaB gene encoding tRNA (N6-isopentenyl adenosine(37)-C2)-methylthiotransferase MiaB, translating into MDNPRTFHVKSFGCQMNVYDGERMTELLQAQGMTATPEGVDADLVVLNTCHIRERASEKVYSDIGRLRRDDGSRPMIAVAGCVAQAEGAEIPRRAPAVDIVVGPQAYHRLPELVAKARGGEKALDTDMPFQSKFGALPARRRQGPSAFLTVQEGCDKFCTYCVVPYTRGAEVSRGWAAIVDEAKALVDGGAREITLLGQNVNAWEGEDGVGRRQGLDGLIRALDALPGLERIRYTTSHPNDMREGLIRAHAEVETLMPYLHLPVQSGSSRILKAMNRSHTAESYLEVIARVRAARPDIAISGDFIVGFPGETEADFEDTLKIVAAVNYAQAYSFKYSPRPGTPAAAMEDQVPAEMMDERLQRLQALLSEKSLAFNRATIGKRTKVLIERQGRRPGQMLGKSPWLQSVHVETEAKIGDVIDVMIEAALPNSLAGRMLGSAPIAVAA